One genomic segment of Deinococcus sp. LM3 includes these proteins:
- a CDS encoding ribokinase has product MILVAGSANLDFITRVSHLPRPGETVLGPAFTTAPGGKGANQAVACGRSGHPTRFFGALGDDPYAAPLRESLRASGVQDTSLTLDAPTGAAFITVADSGENVIAVASGANALLTPQRGPDFTDVTHLILQLELPLATVQAYARSARERGVTVVLNAAPAPQEPLPADLLANVNVLVVNEGELTGLVGPGERMEQLRAAQALGPGTVIVTLGGAGSVAVSGDQRIEVAAHPVTVRDTTGAGDTFVGVLTGGLGAGQSLERAMRRAALAASLACTRDGAQPSMPTRHELDRALAQAGRVD; this is encoded by the coding sequence GTGATTCTCGTTGCCGGCAGTGCCAACCTGGACTTCATCACCCGCGTCTCCCACCTGCCCCGCCCCGGCGAGACGGTCCTCGGCCCGGCCTTCACCACCGCCCCCGGCGGGAAGGGCGCCAATCAGGCGGTCGCCTGCGGCCGCAGCGGCCATCCCACCCGCTTCTTCGGCGCCCTCGGTGACGATCCCTACGCCGCGCCGCTCCGGGAGTCCCTGCGTGCCAGCGGCGTGCAGGACACCTCCCTGACCCTGGACGCCCCCACCGGTGCGGCGTTCATCACGGTCGCTGACAGCGGCGAGAACGTGATCGCCGTGGCGTCCGGCGCGAACGCCCTCCTGACCCCGCAGCGGGGGCCGGATTTCACGGACGTCACGCACCTGATCCTGCAACTGGAACTGCCGCTGGCGACCGTGCAGGCGTACGCGCGCTCGGCGCGGGAACGGGGGGTGACGGTCGTCCTCAACGCCGCGCCCGCCCCGCAGGAACCCCTTCCGGCGGACCTGCTGGCGAACGTGAACGTGCTGGTGGTGAACGAGGGTGAATTGACGGGGCTGGTGGGACCGGGTGAGCGGATGGAACAGCTGCGGGCGGCGCAGGCACTGGGGCCGGGGACGGTGATCGTGACGCTGGGCGGGGCGGGGAGTGTGGCGGTCAGTGGCGATCAGCGGATCGAGGTGGCGGCGCATCCGGTCACGGTGCGGGACACGACGGGAGCGGGGGATACCTTCGTGGGGGTGCTGACGGGGGGACTGGGGGCGGGGCAATCGCTGGAACGGGCCATGCGCCGCGCGGCTCTGGCGGCCTCGCTGGCGTGCACGCGGGACGGCGCGCAGCCCAGCATGCCCACCCGCCACGAACTCGACCGCGCCCTCGCGCAGGCCGGGCGCGTGGACTGA